In Topomyia yanbarensis strain Yona2022 unplaced genomic scaffold, ASM3024719v1 HiC_scaffold_193, whole genome shotgun sequence, the genomic window ATTAAGTGCTACAAAGGCGAAGTGCATTCCACGCAGTGTGCCGGTGATCGCTGGTTAGGAAGCTACGTATATCTAAAGATACAGGTTAGAATTCTTTATAATCTATTTCCCGCGTGGTACTAAACTATGCCTCCATAATAGCACCAGCAAGTAAGCAAATAACGCCGAATTCTACGAGGAACTAGTTGCCCAAGTTACGCGATTCAGTAGGCATACTGTTACGTGAGTAATTGTACATCATAAAAATAACCCAATTATCAAAAAATATCTCTTGTAGCTTGAAGCTGTTTATTGATCAAATAAAACCAAATTGAAATCAACATCTGCTATCAAGAACAGTGTTTTGCCTCTCTTGTTCCGTGGAACAATACTTCAAGGTAACATGGCACAACCAGTAGACAACAGTGTCGGTTCTCGGGACCACGATGATTCTCACTTCAACTGCGTTGCTTGTGAAAGACCAGATAGTGCCGATAATATCGTGGCATGCGATCACTGTGAGAATTGGTGGCACTATAGTTGCGCAGGAGTTACAGACTCAATTGCAGAACGCAATTGGACTTGCTCCCGATGTCTTCCGCTACCCGTCGCTCAAGGTTCGACTTCGTCAAAGCTGAGTTCTGCCAGTCGCCGGCAAATGCTACAACTAGAGCTCCAACACTTAGCCGAGAGACGGGAATACGAAAAAAAGCAACAAGACTTAGAACTGGAGAAACGTTTCCTAGAGCAGAAATGCAAATTGCTTGAGGCAACTCTAGAAGCGAATGACGATGAGGATCGTCACAGTGTAAGAAGCCGAGTAATCGAGATCGAGTCTCGAAATCGTGCAAACTCTGTTGCCAGCTGGGTAGAAAATCACTCGAAGATACTAGGTTCCAGCAGTATGTTTCAATCGGGCGATAATCTACCTAGAATAAAAATAACGACCAATGGAGAAGGTGCACCCGAAGGAGCAAACGAAAGAGGTGAAGTTTTAACCACACCGAATGCTCAAGGTAATCGAGAAGTAAacccaaatgaccttcagttgCTGCATCAACAGCTTGCGCAATGTCAGCGAAACTCGTCGCCAAGTTTTCAGCAACTTCAACATTTACAGGAACTCATACGAAAATGTCAGCTACAAATGAACAATCATAGAACAACCGGTACCATTCCGAAGATAGATAGgaaaaatgaaatgaagaaCAAAACCGTGCAGCCTTTCCCAGTTCCAAAGCCGATTCCAATTGAAAAGCAGCGAAATCCACAGTTGATATCGATTCCGGCTCCGAAGCCGATTCCTGACCCGAAACCTACACCCGTACCGCAGCCAGTACCGTTTCCACGGATACCTTCAGCCGAACAACTGATTCCAACTCCACAACTTCTACCGGCTCCATTACCTCCAAATCCAATATTCAGGCCATCGCAGGAACAACTAGCAGCCAGGCAAGTTATGCCACGTGACCTCCCCGAGTTTTCCGGAGACCCCGAGGAATGGCCAATTTTCCTGAGCAGTTTTAATAACTCAACGGTAGCGTGTGGATACAACAATACGGAAAATTTAGCCCGTCTCCAACGCTGCCTGAAGGGTAGTGCGCTAAAATCGGTCAGGTATTATCTTCTTACTCCTGAGTCGGTACCAGAAGTGATGAGAACGCTGCAAACCCTATTTGGTCGTCCGGACATTATAAtcaataaactgatcagaaatATGCGTGAGTGCCCAGCACCGAAAGCTGACAGACTGGAAACCTTGATAGAATTTGGGATTATGGTTCGCAACCTAACACAGCATCTTATTATCGCTGGTCAACATGCTCATCTCATGAATCCAGTCCTTCTTCAAGAAGTGGTGGAGAAACTGCCAACAGCAGTAAAACTTCAGTGGGCACAACATCTTGTGGCCGTTCCTGATGCAACACTACAGACCTTCAGTGACTTTATGTCGTTAATGATAGAATCCGTCAGCAAAGTTTGTCAGCCAGTTGGATCGCAACTGAGGTCCAAAGGGTTCATCAATGCTCATGACGTAACCGATAATATCGAGACTGCAAAACGAAATGAAAGCACTTTAGGGAAGCGTTGCCCAGTCTGCGCCGAAGAAGATCATCGTGTAAGAGACTGTGATCAATTCAAACAATGTGACGTAGAAGATCGATGGAAGCATGTTCATCGTGCCAAGTTGTGTCGATGCTGTCTAAATTTCCATGGTAGAAGAGCTTGCCGGAGTTCCGTCCGGTGCGGCGTCGATGGGTGCCAATTTCGCCACCATCCTCTATTACACACAGTCTCGTCGAGCAAAAACCTTTCGGAGAATTCTTTTACTTCGAATCACACTTACCATCACTGTGGGCAATCTGTTCTTTTCCGTATACTGCCGGTTACACTCCATGGTGTATCGAAGTCAATCAATACATTTGCATTTTTAGACGAAGGTTCAACAACTACTCTAATCGAACAAGAACTGATTGATCAACTGGGTGTTAAAGGTCCCACTGTACCGCTTTGTTTGAAATGGACGGCTAATATGACGCGAATGGAAGGCAATTCACAGATCGTAACGCTCCATGTTTCAGGAGTTGACTACAAACGTACACATAGACTTGAAAATGCTCGGACAGTAGAAAGCCTGAATCTATCTCCACAAACATTACGGTTTAGTGAATTGCAACAACGATTCCCTCACCTGGTTGGATTGCCTGTTCATAGTTACGAGGATGCTTATCCACGACTACTTATAGGCCTGCGTAACTTGCCACTAGCCGTACCACAAAAGGTGAAAGAAGGTAATGATGGCCCATGTGCTGTTAAAACTCGGCTAGGATGGTGCGTCTATGGTAGCCTTGGAAACAATCATACCGACGAACATTTGAACTACCACGTGTGTGACTGTACGCCTAACGAGAAGCTGGATGCCATGCTTGGGGCATATTTCAACGCTGAGGACATTGGAGTACAACCAACCTTGATGCCTGAATCGAAGGAGGAAGTCAGAGCAAAAGCAATTTTGCAACAGACTACACATAGAGTTGACGGTCGATTCCAAACCGGACTCCTTTGGCGTTATGACGACATCGAACTACCGGACAGCTTTCCAATGGCTCTTCGACGACTTGAATGCCTAGAAAAACGAATGGAAAGGGACGCAATGCTGAAGGAGAGTGTTCATCGACAGATTAAAGACTACCAAGATAAAGGGTATGCTCATCTAGCCACGGAATCTGAGTTGTTAAACGCTAATCCCAGACGAGTTTGGTACTTACCTTTAGGAGCTGTAACAAATCCCAAAAAACCTGGCAAAATACGACTGGTCTGGGATGCGGCAGCCAAAGTTGATGGAATTTCATTAAACTCTCTTCTCATTCCGGGACCTGATCTACTGACTCCACTACCGTTTGTACTGTTCCGTTTCCGTCTGTTCCCTGTTGCGATATCTAGCGACCTAAAGGAAATGTTCCACCAGATTTCCATTATACCATCAGACCGAAATTCACAGCGCTTTCTTTTCCGCGACAACCCTACGAATCCTCCACAAGTTTTTACCATGGACGTAGCCACCTTTGGTGCAACATGTTCGCCGTCAACCGcgcaatttattaaaaataaaaatgccaAACAGTTTGAGGATCAGTATCCAAGAGCAGTTGACGGTATTCTGAACAGTCATTATGTTGACGACTATTTAGATAGTTTTGCTACAGTTGAGGAGGCACAAAGAGTCGCCAGTGAGGTGCGAGATATTCACTCCAAAGCTGGATTTAGCTTCCATGGATGGTCGTCCAACAGTTCTATCGTTTTAGAACACTTAGGTGAACAATCGAAATCAGTGGCAAAGGATCTGACACTTTCCAAAATCAACAACTTTGAGCGTGTACTCGGTATGCACTGGATTCCGGAAGTAGATGTGCTGTCGTTTTCGACGTCATTCAGTGAAGAAATCCAAATGCTCTTCACAACAGGCGCAAAGCCGACAAAGCGACAAATGTTAAAATGTATAATGAGTCTGTTCGATCCCCTAGGCCTGCTTGCCTGCTTCCTTTTCCACGGTAAGGTGCTGATGCAGGAAGCCTGGCGTACAGGAATGAAATGGGATGACGTCGTAAACGATAAAATATATGAACAATGGAAAAGATGGACACAACAATTCGAGTTAGTAACTCAAATTCAGATACCACGATGCTACTTCGACGGGGCCAACGATAATCTATACAGCTCTCTTCAAGTCCATGTGTTCGTGGATGCTAGTGAGATAGCGTACTGTGCAGCAGTGTATTTTAGAGTCATCACGCCGAACGGAAAACCTCAGTGTAGACTGGTGGCCGCGAAAACGAAGGTGGCACCCCTAAAATATCACTCTATACCACGTCTAGAATTAATGGCAGCGGTACTGGGAGTACGATTACTGAATTATACTTTACAAGGTCATGGTATTAGACACGCCCAATCCTTCTATTGGTCCGATTCTAAAACGGTTCTCGCTTGGATTCGATCCGACCATCGAAGATATCAACAGTTTGTTGCATGCCGTGTGGGTGAAATTTTAACGTCATCCAACGAGACTCAGTGGAGATGGGTACCAAGCAAGCTCAATGTTGCCGACGAAGCTACCAAGTGGGGTAAAGTGTTCTGTTTCGATGACGCCAGTCGATGGTTCTTGGGAACCAACTTCCTGTCCTTACCCGAGAGTCACTGGCCTTCCGTGAAATATTTGATTCCCAAGACTGACGAAGAATTGCGACCGTGTCATTTACATCAAATCATAGAAACCAATCTCTTGATAGACTTCAAACGTTTTTCGAATTTTAACCGTCTTGTAAGAACAGTGGCCTTCGTCAAAAGATTTGCTGAACGATGTATGAAAAGGGTACCGAAACCCTGGCACTCAAAGCTGACACACGAGGAATTCAAAGACGCGCAAACGTTTATATGGAAGCAGGCACAATCAGATTCATATCCCGATGAAATGACAATTTTGTTGCGAAACAGAAACTTTTCAATCAAGGCCAagtccaaaattccaaaatccagTCCACTGTACAAATTAACAGCATTTTTGGACGAGTATGGAGTTCTACGCATTGATGGTCGAACCAGAACAGCCAAATGGGCTCCGGTTGACATAAAATTTCCAATTATTCTTCCCAAGAATCACACTGTGACCCACTTGCTAGTGGACAATTACCATCGACAGTTTCTACACGGGAATGCGGAAACAGTCGTCAACGAGATCCGACAGCAGTTTTATATTCCGCAACTCCGTGTTCTTGCCAGGAAGCTTTCACGACGTTGTCAATGGTGTGTAATATACAAAGCCAAGCCAGCTACCCCTAGGATGGCTCCATTACCTTCTGCTAGATTGTCACCTTACACCCGTCCATTCAGCTACGTAGGTTTGGATTATTTTGGCCCCATTCTTGTGAAGGTTGGTCGTTCAAGTGCAAAAAGATGGGTTGCATTATTTACGTGCCTCACTATTCGTGCAGTTCACGTTGAGATTGCACACGATCTTTCAACCCAGTCCTGCATCAGCTGTATTCGACGGTTCATTTGTCGCCGGGGACAACCACTTGAAATACATTCGGACAACGGATGTAACTTTAGCGGAGCCAGTAATATTCTACAAAAACAAATAGAGAAAGCAGTAACTGAGTCTGCTGTTTCGTTTACCAACGCTAAAACTAAGTGGGTATTCATTCCTCCATCCTCACCGCACATGGGAGGTTCATGGGAGAGGATGGTATGTTCGGTCAAGGCTGCGATGACAAGTCTGCCTCAGGATCGGAAGCTGGACGACGAAGCACTGCAAACCGTTGCGATTGAAGCTGAGGCGATAGTAAATTCTCGGCCACTAACGTATCTTCCACTCGACTCAGAGGAGCAAGAAGCTTTGACCCCAAATCACTTCATTTTGTTGAGCTCGACAGGAATAAATCAACCTGCTGTTCCAATGTCCGATCCTATTAAAGCAGCCTTTGGGACGAGAGCCCTCATCCAACGGAATTTGGATCACTTCTGGAAACGGTGGGTTCGTGAGTATTTACCAACACTAACGCGGAGAACGAAATGGTTTAAGGAAACGAAACCCATCGAACCCGGTGACCTGGTAATTGTAATTGATGTATCCAAAAGAAATGGATGGGTGCGAGGGCGCGTCAAGGATATTCTTCCAGGCAAGGATGGTCGTGTACGGCAGGCGATAGTCCAAACGACCGGAGGATTGTTTCGCCGATCGGTATCGAACTTAGCGGTGCTGGATGTGTCTCGAGATGGTAATGCTGAGCTTGGTACTCATCGTTACGGGGAGGGGGATGTTACCACAGGAGCACCGCAACTGGCAACTCTGCATACAGAAACCAAACGCGATCTGAACTGAGCAAATATTAGCCAGCTTCATTATAATATTACCCGCCACAGCTCAGTGAAGTACAATCGACATAAAGCCATACGATATACATCTTACGAGTAGGGTTTGTTTCATCGCATCATCCTAGAAATTAAAGTTAAACAAGGTAGTTATTTCTTAGATAAAACTTAAAATATTATAGTTTACCAATTTAATAATATTATATAAAATTAGCTATTAAGTGCTACAAAGGCGAAGTGCATTCCACGCAGTGTGCCGGTGATCGCTGGTTAGGAAGCTACGTATATCTAAAGATACAGGTTAGAATTCTTTATAATCTATTTCCCGCGTGGTACTAAACTATGCCTCCATAATAGCACCAGCAAGTAAGCAAATAACGCCGAATTCTACGAGGAACTAGTTGCCCAAGTTACGCGATTCAGTAGGCATACTGTTACGTGAGTAATTGTACATCATAAAAATAACCCAATTATCAAAAAATATCTCTTGTAGCTTGAAGCTGTTTATTGATCAAATAAAACCAAATTGAAATCAACATCTGCTATCAAGAACAGTGTTTTGCCTCTCTTGTTCCGTGGAACAATAAATGTAATGAATTCTCATTTCGCGAACAGCAGAGGACTAGAACAAAATAAtctgaaattaaataaataaaccggGTTGGTCCTATAGTTTGCTAGGCTAGATTCCTTAACTGGAATAGTTGAAATCGACATAGTGTTTGCAATGGGAAGATACAGAGTTGAACAGGTGCCGTCTGTTAAGTATATCCGTTGAGATTAAAAATATGTTTGCAGGAAGCTTTTCAATTTACATACTTAAATAGCACATCATAAAACTCGCCTGTTTACtatattttcattttacatatttaaagAAAACTACGTATGGTAGACGTCGCTTGATGTTTGTCACTATGAAAGTGAACCGTTTTCAGTGATGAAACGTTCTCAAAAGGTACACGAAACACCCCGGAATCCGATTTGTTAAGAAATTATTGATTGTAGAAGGTACGCCAGCCAAATATGTTGGTTGGTCAAGAGCGCTGAGGACCCAATGTCCGAGTTGTGTTCGTGAAATAATACAATCGTTTTACGTCTTATAACAGCCATAAATGGTTTCTCGGATGGTATTTCGTGGGTGAAAACCTACCCCTTTGACTGGTTCAGCTAggttttgttttaataaattcAGCTCTTGCGCATTGCATTGATAGCAATCCTAGTGGCCTTAAACTGAGCTTTACCACCATTTGAATAAAGATCTTTCTGCAGCTTCTCCAATTGAATCAACGGGGGTAATTTGGTTGCGACGTTTCTTTCCAAATCCGTTTAGATCACTGACATTCACTGCTacatcattttcaaaaaattgcacTGGTTGGCTGATAACAACGATCCTAGCAAACTTTCTTTTGTCTATAACCCCGGCGTGCGGAGCAGATTTTACTGTGCTGATGGTGGCCGATTGCCGACGACCCAACTTTAGAAAGAAAGTTCCTCGCTTCTGTTTTACAAATTTGTATTACTGAATGcataaaaaactattttcaattcgcaattttctgaatcgattggtgctCAATTTATGAAAATCCGTCAGCAGTTATCGCAATGtatacgaaaacttttcattTACAAGATGcgaaacataaaaattacaGTTACTTTTATTTAGAGCGTGCGCGCAACTTGCAATTgcgagcaaagatttttttcgCGGCGGGAAAATGTTCATTTTCACACCAACTTTGGGGTCATCCATGTCCCTCGTGTCGTCGTTAACGTCCATATCATCATCTTGATTACAGTCTTGATGCACGCGATCCGATATTCTTCCTGGCTTCTTGCCCATGCGGGTCACGAGTGTGAGCTCTCCAACAACGTAGCTTCTTCACTGGTGTGGTGTTAGTTATTAAGTTTGACGCAgttttgcagttgtcattattgcctgaacagcagccacaaaagTAACAACCTTTTTTGGTGCATGTTGGGGTTTTGCGTAGCATTAAAGCCTGAGTTTTGGCATTTCTTTCTGCAGGTGAGCTGCCCTCAGCGGATTCTGGGCAGAGTTGCCTGTAAtatgccgtttgttcacagaactgacGTATTAGAAGGTTATCAGTACCCGTGCGTGACGTGATCATATTAACACGTGCCCAAAAGTGTTTGAAGTTTCATATGTGAATTACATGTATGTTTTCATACGCTTTATAAGATGCGGAAATTCGGTagacaaaattgaaattatttacGTTCATTGTTTAGTAGTAGGTATGCAACTTCTGCTTTACGGTTTTTGTCGGTGGTAATTTCCTCATTGGCGTTTGTCTGAGCTTACTAAAAATCTGTAACGCACAATGAATGAAATATCCGTCGAAAGTAGAGAGGCATCTGGATGCTAGCTAATAACAGAGAAACACTGTTTTCGAAGAAGGGTTATCCCCCAGGCTCAGAAACAATGTTTCACCAATGGTATATTTCCCGTATACTTCACATATATCAGCGGATGGGGTCGGGTATAGCGTCGTTGGTAAactgattgccttgtacgcagctcacctgggtttgactcccaaccccgcacatagagtcagaaatttttctaaagaggaTTTTCTTACCCGAAGAAAGAGGTAAAGGCCACTTAGGTCAAAAACAGCTAAAATATAAAGTAACTAAtcaattttggacccctagaggaagtgaaattacgttaacgtcaataatatttgcttgcctatgttttttaatgcaatatactgctccaaaattactgttcttgaaagaaaactgtcaatggatgttttatagaatgataaaaactcgaaaatgacatttctttACCGCATAATTTTTCTTACATTTCCGACCCTTCCACAATAGTTTAGATGAAACATTACAatgaaaccttttcaaacacttaacatgcataataccaaatcagacaaactaattaaatcgatcaaaaatattacaattgtatatttaaatccaatttgattTGTCTaccggttcctcttggctatcgttgaaGTATGAAACGTATTCGgtgatatttttaaaaactgtggattctatttaattttaaacaattagaggTGAACTAGTGATATTGAAtcttaatagacaacccaaggaatgtaattaTTGCATCAATCtaaacaaatgcagagaaatctgcaggaggcaaatacattaatagggtccaaaatatgtaggggtcgaaattaggttggttaccctatatATTTCAAATGGTCGTTAAAGCAATCGAAGAATCGCTTGCGTGTGTTatgtccgttagtttgtggttTGCCTACACAGAGAAATTTACTAAGGCATTGATAGCAATTTTATTCGATCTGCCTCTTTTTCTCTGCTGtacattttatgcatttaaggTTCAAGaaaccttttttaagcatgtgtaagaattgaacgcttggtagtatgcgtaggaaaaattaTGTTCAGCTATGTCACCAGTTTATTGATATAAAACCTTTTCAGAATTCTAAAAGAAGaacatcagtcgatttattagattatcacgatttaaataaagcaaaatagtttgtggaaaaacaattgatcAAGTAGAATGGTGCTATTGAAAAaatggctgtggtttttttcaTTACGAAGTTTTGTGGCGTGTCCCAGCacagtgtggtagtgtgaccGCTTGGTTAATtatttttccaccaactattttgcataatttgaatcgTAATAATCTAatgaatcgactgatattcttcttttaaagttgtgaaaaggttttatatgaaaaaaccggtggcaaagctgaaaacAATTTCTCCTATGCATAATACCAAGTGTTCAATTCTTACACATactcaaaaaaggtttcttgaACCTTAACAAATTCGGTCTATCCACCCATTGAATGCACACCCGAAGTATTGTCAGAAAATGTATGAAAATCACAGCAGCGAGTAAACCGGTCTGAAGTAGAAAGTATGCAAACTGcatagttttatttttcattccgtgctttgacaaattttatttctatgtGTACATTTCTATTAGGCGAGTTTCGCTTTGCCACGAAACTGCGTCAGTAGACCGGCACAAAAATTagcttttttcggaacaccacTCAATCGAAAGATGGTTGGCTTATGCCAAATATGAACTTGTTCGGTTGCTTCTGATTTACTCATAGAAattttgtatgtgaaaatatcaGAAAATCGGCAATATGAACAATAAATTCTACAAAAAGTATTACCTTGCGCATTCCAAAATCGTCGTATAAATAGTTGAAGGTGTAAgtatcaacattgccgaagactgcaaatcgaTCCGAACAtgtagtaaaaagatattctttcGAAGTTAAATTACTTTGTCCGGTAACCTCCAATTAATTCGCATCCTTCCACAAACTTATTCGTAACAAAATAAGCGACGAATCCTCAAGCTTTGCGGTGTACAGATTCACTGCATTTGTTTTTTGGTTGAATTTTGAATTCTTATTGTCGGTTTTATATATAAATTTCTATAGATACTCGTAAagtcttgtgagtgaactagaatTATCGGAAAAAGTTCATATTTGGTATATGTTAAGGCAATTATCATTTGAACCAGCAGtgttccaaaaaaaatcaaaattatttccGGTCTACTAAGCTTGAAGCCCAAACTGCTGTTTATATATTTTGACTGCGTTAAAACTTGACTCAGTTTCGTCTCGAACAATAACCACTTTAGACAGATTACAACGAAATAAATCTGACGAAATTTTTGAAACCCATCGACCATCGAACCGTTTTGTTTCAGTGTACGCCGACCCAGGAGAAAGTGACGGCAGACTGGAATGAGCAAGAAGAAAGACAGCATGCATGCATCACTGGGAGAGCCGCAGGTGTAAATAGTATTTTCTCTCTCGGCAGCATACAACACATCGCAGGAGGTATGCAGCGTACTCTCCCGAGTACTCTCTCGCTCTCCCGCAATACGCTGGTCGGACTGGCAAGAGATCTCGCAAAGTCTGGTGATAATCTGGTGGTGGTTAAGCGCCTCCGAATCTTCAAGATCCTCAGCGTTTCGGGGGTTTCTAGCGTAATGCTGCCGACCGATCGGCTCACAATTCTTTTGACTATGGCGTGTTTAAGTTCGTCGAATCGGGTCTGCGCCCGCGTCGTGCAGGAAAAACTGTGTCAGTTTGTTGTTGGCAAAAATCAGCTAGTGGCCACCACCACCACTACCTCTACCGCTGCTGGTAACAGTGGCTCCGGTTCCGGAACTGGTGCTGGATCCGGTAATGGCAGCAAGGGTGGCGGCAGTGTATCGGTCGTGAATAGTGTCGCGAAGAGAACCCCGGTCTTCTCCGGTGCCGTTTACCCGTTGTTTACAT contains:
- the LOC131694906 gene encoding uncharacterized protein LOC131694906; the encoded protein is MAQPVDNSVGSRDHDDSHFNCVACERPDSADNIVACDHCENWWHYSCAGVTDSIAERNWTCSRCLPLPVAQGSTSSKLSSASRRQMLQLELQHLAERREYEKKQQDLELEKRFLEQKCKLLEATLEANDDEDRHSVRSRVIEIESRNRANSVASWVENHSKILGSSSMFQSGDNLPRIKITTNGEGAPEGANERGEVLTTPNAQGNREVNPNDLQLLHQQLAQCQRNSSPSFQQLQHLQELIRKCQLQMNNHRTTGTIPKIDRKNEMKNKTVQPFPVPKPIPIEKQRNPQLISIPAPKPIPDPKPTPVPQPVPFPRIPSAEQLIPTPQLLPAPLPPNPIFRPSQEQLAARQVMPRDLPEFSGDPEEWPIFLSSFNNSTVACGYNNTENLARLQRCLKGSALKSVRYYLLTPESVPEVMRTLQTLFGRPDIIINKLIRNMRECPAPKADRLETLIEFGIMVRNLTQHLIIAGQHAHLMNPVLLQEVVEKLPTAVKLQWAQHLVAVPDATLQTFSDFMSLMIESVSKVCQPVGSQLRSKGFINAHDVTDNIETAKRNESTLGKRCPVCAEEDHRVRDCDQFKQCDVEDRWKHVHRAKLCRCCLNFHGRRACRSSVRCGVDGCQFRHHPLLHTVSSSKNLSENSFTSNHTYHHCGQSVLFRILPVTLHGVSKSINTFAFLDEGSTTTLIEQELIDQLGVKGPTVPLCLKWTANMTRMEGNSQIVTLHVSGVDYKRTHRLENARTVESLNLSPQTLRFSELQQRFPHLVGLPVHSYEDAYPRLLIGLRNLPLAVPQKVKEGNDGPCAVKTRLGWCVYGSLGNNHTDEHLNYHVCDCTPNEKLDAMLGAYFNAEDIGVQPTLMPESKEEVRAKAILQQTTHRVDGRFQTGLLWRYDDIELPDSFPMALRRLECLEKRMERDAMLKESVHRQIKDYQDKGYAHLATESELLNANPRRVWYLPLGAVTNPKKPGKIRLVWDAAAKVDGISLNSLLIPGPDLLTPLPFVLFRFRLFPVAISSDLKEMFHQISIIPSDRNSQRFLFRDNPTNPPQVFTMDVATFGATCSPSTAQFIKNKNAKQFEDQYPRAVDGILNSHYVDDYLDSFATVEEAQRVASEVRDIHSKAGFSFHGWSSNSSIVLEHLGEQSKSVAKDLTLSKINNFERVLGMHWIPEVDVLSFSTSFSEEIQMLFTTGAKPTKRQMLKCIMSLFDPLGLLACFLFHGKVLMQEAWRTGMKWDDVVNDKIYEQWKRWTQQFELVTQIQIPRCYFDGANDNLYSSLQVHVFVDASEIAYCAAVYFRVITPNGKPQCRLVAAKTKVAPLKYHSIPRLELMAAVLGVRLLNYTLQGHGIRHAQSFYWSDSKTVLAWIRSDHRRYQQFVACRVGEILTSSNETQWRWVPSKLNVADEATKWGKVFCFDDASRWFLGTNFLSLPESHWPSVKYLIPKTDEELRPCHLHQIIETNLLIDFKRFSNFNRLVRTVAFVKRFAERCMKRVPKPWHSKLTHEEFKDAQTFIWKQAQSDSYPDEMTILLRNRNFSIKAKSKIPKSSPLYKLTAFLDEYGVLRIDGRTRTAKWAPVDIKFPIILPKNHTVTHLLVDNYHRQFLHGNAETVVNEIRQQFYIPQLRVLARKLSRRCQWCVIYKAKPATPRMAPLPSARLSPYTRPFSYVGLDYFGPILVKVGRSSAKRWVALFTCLTIRAVHVEIAHDLSTQSCISCIRRFICRRGQPLEIHSDNGCNFSGASNILQKQIEKAVTESAVSFTNAKTKWVFIPPSSPHMGGSWERMVCSVKAAMTSLPQDRKLDDEALQTVAIEAEAIVNSRPLTYLPLDSEEQEALTPNHFILLSSTGINQPAVPMSDPIKAAFGTRALIQRNLDHFWKRWVREYLPTLTRRTKWFKETKPIEPGDLVIVIDVSKRNGWVRGRVKDILPGKDGRVRQAIVQTTGGLFRRSVSNLAVLDVSRDGNAELGTHRYGEGDVTTGAPQLATLHTETKRDLN
- the LOC131694907 gene encoding uncharacterized protein LOC131694907; protein product: MQRTLPSTLSLSRNTLVGLARDLAKSGDNLVVVKRLRIFKILSVSGVSSVMLPTDRLTILLTMACLSSSNRVCARVVQEKLCQFVVGKNQLVATTTTTSTAAGNSGSGSGTGAGSGNGSKGGGSVSVVNSVAKRTPVFSGAVYPLFTSGVGAIGVEAFKYGPCGIGVGSVRNFYSSSLVRNLFKKNQ